In Oryza sativa Japonica Group chromosome 11, ASM3414082v1, the following are encoded in one genomic region:
- the LOC4351130 gene encoding putative pectinesterase 63, with protein sequence MIEARKKKKKKLQLQQQQQQLVTNKVMTMDRPNVAVAAVGLLVAAVAATLPAPSWGQQQPANKLITSTSGSGKGLSKWLAMNQEEYVEKKALHTMATAEELGGKKLDANLTAAEEAKVTWVIDPKGTPGDTTFTTITAALEKVPEGNKKRVILDLKPGAEFREKIFLNLSKPFITFKSDPKNPAVIAWSDTAATRGKDGKPVGTVGSTTVAIESDYFVAHGVVFKNDAPMAKPGAEGGQAVALRLFGTKAAIYNCTIDGGQDTLYDHKGLHYIKDCLIMGSVDFIFGFGRSYYEGCTIVSVTKEVSVLTAQQRSKTIEGALESGFSFKNCSIKGEGQIYLGRAWGESSRVVYAYTDMSKEVVPVGWDGWNIAKPESSGIYYGEFKCTGPGSDAKKRVGWALDLTEEQAKPFIGTHYIYGDSWLIPPDGTSTSSSSASTSSNSTAEAPTASSNSTASANKKESNSTAEAPTATSYSTASATTSNSTASAKATNYSSSSPPAKGK encoded by the exons ATGATCGaagcgaggaagaagaagaagaagaagctgcagttgcagcagcagcagcagcaactagTAACTAATAAAGTGATGACGATGGATCGTCCCAACGTCGCCGTGGCCGCGGTGGGGCTGctagtggcggcggtggcggcgacgctgccggcgccgtcgtgggggcagcagcagccagccaaCAAgctcatcaccagcacctccgGCTCCGGCAAAGGGTTGTCCAAGTGGCTGGCGATGAACCAGGAGGAGTACGTGGAGAAGAAGGCGCTGCACACCATGGCCACCGCGGAGGAGCTCGGCGGGAAGAAGCTGGACGCGAAcctgacggcggcggaggaggccaaGGTGACGTGGGTGATCGACCCCAAGGGGACGCCGGGCGACACCACCTTCACCACCATCACGGCGGCGCTGGAGAAGGTCCCCGAGGGGAACAAGAAGCGCGTCATCCTCGACCTCAAGCCCGGCGCCGAGTTCCGGGAGAAGATCTTCCTCAACCTCAGCAAGCCCTTCATCACCTTCAAGTCCGACCCCAAGAACCCGGCGGTGATCGCCTGGAGCGACACGGCGGCGACCAGGGGCAAGGACGGCAAGCCCGTCGGCACCGTGGGGAgcaccaccgtcgccatcgAGTCCGACTACTTCGTGGCGCATGGCGTCGTGTTCAAGAACGACGCGCCGATGGCCAAGCCCGGCGCCGAGGGCGGCCAGGCGGTGGCGCTCCGCCTCTTCGGCACCAAGGCGGCCATCTACAACTGCACCATCGACGGCGGCCAGGACACGCTGTACGACCACAAGGGCCTCCACTACATCAAGGATTGCCTCATCATGGGCAGCGTCGACTTCATCTTCGGGTTCGGGAGATCGTACTACGAGGGCTGCACCATCGTCTCCGTCACCAAGGAGGTGTCCGTGCTGACGGCGCAGCAGAGGAGCAAGACCATCGAGGGCGCCCTCGAGAGCGGCTTCTCCTTCAAGAACTGCAGCATCAAGGGAGAAGGGCAGATCTACCTGGGGCGAGCATGGGGGGAATCGTCGCGGGTGGTGTACGCCTACACCGACATGTCCAAGGAGGTGGTGCCCGTGGGTTGGGACGGCTGGAACATCGCCAAGCCGGAGAGCAGCGGGATCTACTACGGCGAGTTCAAGTGCACCGGCCCCGGCTCCGACGCCAAGAAGAGGGTGGGTTGGGCGCTCGACCTCACCGAGGAGCAGGCCAAGCCCTTCATCGGCACGCACTACATCTACGGCGACTCCTGGCTCATCCCACCaga CGGGACATCAACGTCATCTAGCTCAGCTTCAACGTCGAGCAACTCAACCGCGGAAGCACCGACGGCGAGTAGTAACTCAACTGCATCGGCTAATAAAAAGGAAAGCAATTCAACTGCAGAAGCGCCGACGGCGACTAGCTACTCAACTGCGTCAGCGACGACGAGTAATTCCACTGCGTCAGCGAAGGCGACTAATTACTCGAGTTCAAGTCCACCGGCAAAAGGCAAGTAG